A section of the Pseudomonas flavescens genome encodes:
- a CDS encoding methyl-accepting chemotaxis protein, protein MRNNQPITGNERTFPAQQRLISTTDLKGQITYCNDAFVEISGFSRDELIRAPHNLVRHPDVPPAVFEHMWSTLKAGRPWMGIVKNRCKSGDHYWVNAYVVPVLDDGKVTGYESVRTKPTAEQVQRAQLLYARINAGKAAIPSRDRWLPVLQNWLPFILVSQVGFLVGAWLDSTWGFIAAAALSIPLGLLGLAWQSRGIKRLLQLAEQSTSDPLIAQMYTDSRGVEGRLELSILSQEARLKTCLTRLQDSAENLAKQATQADVLAHNSSAGLQRQREETDQVATAVNEMAATTLEVANNVARTAIATQEANRLTQQGRTIASETREAIQRLSLSVGETGETVTRLAHDSNEIGGVVDVIKGIADQTNLLALNAAIEAARAGEMGRGFAVVADEVRSLAQRTAQSTGQIHELIAKLQRTADEAVLTMDIGRKQADEGVERVQQADHALAGISDAVANIAEMADQIAAAAEEQSAVADEISRNITTIAQLSDQTAGEAQSTALLSEELTSTAQGQYSLVARFNR, encoded by the coding sequence ATGCGTAACAACCAGCCGATTACCGGGAACGAGCGGACGTTCCCGGCGCAACAGCGTTTGATCTCGACCACGGACCTCAAGGGCCAGATCACCTATTGCAACGACGCTTTCGTCGAAATCAGCGGCTTCTCGCGAGACGAATTGATACGCGCGCCCCATAACCTGGTGCGCCACCCTGATGTGCCGCCTGCGGTGTTCGAGCATATGTGGAGCACCCTGAAGGCCGGTCGGCCGTGGATGGGCATCGTCAAGAATCGCTGCAAGAGCGGCGACCACTACTGGGTCAACGCCTACGTGGTGCCGGTGCTCGATGATGGCAAAGTCACCGGCTACGAGTCGGTGCGCACCAAACCCACCGCCGAGCAGGTTCAACGCGCCCAGTTGCTTTACGCGCGCATCAACGCTGGCAAGGCTGCCATACCGAGCCGCGACCGTTGGCTACCGGTGCTGCAGAACTGGCTGCCGTTCATTCTGGTCAGCCAGGTCGGCTTTCTGGTCGGCGCTTGGCTGGACAGCACCTGGGGCTTCATCGCCGCCGCTGCGCTGTCGATCCCGCTCGGCCTGCTGGGCCTGGCCTGGCAGAGCCGCGGCATCAAGCGCCTGCTGCAACTGGCCGAACAAAGCACCTCCGACCCGCTGATCGCGCAGATGTACACCGACAGCCGAGGCGTCGAGGGCCGCCTGGAGCTGTCCATCCTCAGCCAGGAAGCACGTCTGAAGACCTGTCTCACCCGCCTGCAGGACAGCGCCGAGAACCTCGCCAAACAGGCCACTCAGGCCGACGTGCTGGCCCACAACAGCTCTGCCGGGCTGCAGCGCCAGCGTGAGGAAACCGATCAGGTCGCCACCGCCGTCAACGAAATGGCCGCCACCACCCTGGAAGTGGCCAACAACGTGGCACGCACCGCCATCGCCACCCAGGAAGCCAACCGCCTCACCCAGCAAGGCCGCACCATCGCCAGCGAAACCCGCGAAGCGATCCAGCGCCTGTCCCTCTCGGTGGGCGAAACCGGCGAAACCGTCACCCGCCTCGCTCACGACAGCAACGAAATCGGCGGCGTGGTCGACGTGATCAAAGGCATCGCCGACCAGACCAACCTGCTGGCCCTCAACGCCGCCATCGAAGCCGCCCGCGCTGGCGAGATGGGCCGCGGCTTCGCCGTGGTCGCCGATGAAGTCCGCTCCCTGGCGCAACGCACCGCCCAATCCACCGGCCAGATCCACGAACTGATCGCCAAGCTGCAACGCACCGCCGACGAAGCGGTACTGACCATGGACATAGGCCGCAAGCAGGCCGACGAAGGCGTCGAACGCGTACAACAAGCCGACCACGCCCTCGCCGGTATCAGCGACGCCGTCGCCAACATCGCCGAAATGGCCGACCAGATCGCCGCCGCCGCCGAAGAACAAAGCGCCGTAGCCGACGAAATCAGCCGCAATATCACCACCATCGCCCAACTTTCTGACCAGACTGCTGGCGAGGCGCAAAGCACGGCGTTATTGAGTGAAGAGTTGACCAGTACGGCGCAGGGGCAGTATTCGTTGGTGGCGCGGTTTAATCGGTAG
- a CDS encoding GNAT family N-acetyltransferase, translating into MTETPQTYSVTHAIPSVETYRHLRTAAGLSAKTVEAATRGLPNSLFAVQILCAGEPVGMGRVIGDGGSFYQVVDIAVLPAHQGRGLGKQIMAAISDFIAREVPESAYVSLIADGEAYRLYQQFGFALTAPASQGMALKKTAQ; encoded by the coding sequence GTGACCGAAACGCCGCAAACCTATTCCGTCACACACGCCATCCCATCGGTAGAAACCTATCGCCACCTGCGCACCGCAGCCGGGCTGAGCGCCAAGACCGTCGAGGCGGCAACCCGTGGCCTGCCCAACAGCCTGTTCGCCGTGCAGATTCTCTGTGCTGGCGAGCCTGTCGGTATGGGCCGGGTGATCGGTGATGGCGGCTCGTTCTATCAGGTGGTGGATATCGCGGTGCTGCCAGCCCATCAGGGGCGTGGTCTGGGCAAGCAGATCATGGCCGCGATCAGCGACTTCATCGCCCGCGAGGTGCCAGAATCCGCGTACGTGAGCCTGATCGCCGACGGCGAGGCCTATCGCCTCTACCAGCAGTTCGGCTTTGCGCTGACCGCCCCCGCGAGCCAGGGCATGGCGCTGAAGAAAACAGCGCAGTAA
- a CDS encoding alpha/beta family hydrolase, translating to MREGQRNGIDAGQQAQGSPAAQLLWERPTGDSLGTLILAHGAGAPMDSDFMNLMAEKLAARGLTVVRFEFDYMAARRQDGKKRPPNPQAKLLERWREVHAAVRQQVTGPLAIGGKSMGGRMASLLADELGVDRLICLGYPFHAIGKADKPRTAHLADLKTPTLIVQGERDAMGDRHTVASYQLSRAIELFWLTAGDHDLKPLKVSGYSHEQHLESAADAVAAFLAQGD from the coding sequence ATGCGAGAAGGGCAGCGGAACGGTATTGACGCCGGTCAACAGGCACAGGGAAGTCCGGCGGCACAGCTGCTGTGGGAGCGGCCAACGGGCGACAGCCTGGGCACGCTGATCCTCGCCCACGGCGCCGGCGCGCCGATGGACAGCGATTTCATGAACCTGATGGCAGAGAAACTGGCGGCTCGCGGGCTGACGGTGGTGCGTTTCGAGTTCGACTACATGGCCGCGCGCCGGCAGGACGGCAAGAAACGCCCACCCAATCCCCAGGCCAAACTGCTCGAGCGCTGGCGCGAGGTGCATGCTGCCGTGCGACAACAGGTCACCGGCCCGCTGGCCATCGGCGGCAAGTCCATGGGCGGTCGCATGGCCAGCCTGCTGGCCGACGAACTGGGCGTGGATCGGCTGATCTGCCTGGGCTATCCCTTCCACGCCATCGGCAAGGCCGATAAACCCCGCACGGCGCATTTGGCCGACCTGAAAACACCGACCCTGATCGTGCAGGGCGAGCGCGACGCCATGGGCGACCGTCACACCGTGGCGAGCTATCAGCTGTCACGGGCCATCGAACTGTTCTGGCTGACCGCTGGCGATCATGATCTCAAGCCGCTGAAGGTGTCCGGCTATAGCCATGAGCAGCATCTGGAGTCGGCAGCGGATGCGGTCGCGGCGTTTCTTGCGCAGGGTGATTGA